From one Zhongshania sp. R06B22 genomic stretch:
- a CDS encoding rod shape-determining protein — protein sequence MFKRIRGLFSNDLSIDLGTANTLIYVRGQGIVLDEPSVVAIRVHNGQKTIEAVGMEAKRMLGRTPGNITAIRPLKDGVIADFQVTEKMLQHFIKLVHQNSFIRPSPRVLVSVPCKSTQVERRAIRESVLSAGAREVRLIEEPMAAAIGAGLRVDEASGSMVVDIGGGTTEIAIISLNGVVYSDSVRVGGDRFDEAIVTHVRRTYGSLIGDATAERIKKEIGCAYPGSELREIDVRGRNLAEGIPRRFTLNSDEILEALQEPLQVIIQGVKRALEQSPPELAADIAETGIVLTGGGALLRGIDQLIADESALPVIIAEDPLTCVARGGGKALEMMDRHHLDILSAE from the coding sequence TACTCTTATTTACGTGCGTGGTCAGGGGATTGTTCTAGATGAACCCTCGGTAGTGGCTATCCGTGTACATAATGGTCAAAAAACAATTGAAGCCGTGGGTATGGAAGCCAAACGTATGCTTGGGCGTACGCCCGGTAATATCACGGCCATTCGCCCTCTAAAAGACGGCGTGATTGCTGATTTTCAGGTTACCGAAAAAATGCTTCAGCATTTTATCAAATTAGTGCATCAGAACAGTTTTATTCGTCCAAGTCCGCGTGTGCTAGTCAGTGTGCCCTGCAAAAGCACGCAGGTAGAGCGCAGAGCTATTCGTGAGTCTGTTCTTAGCGCGGGTGCGCGGGAAGTACGTTTGATTGAAGAGCCAATGGCTGCGGCAATTGGCGCGGGTTTGCGCGTTGATGAAGCGTCGGGCTCGATGGTAGTGGATATCGGCGGTGGTACTACTGAAATCGCTATTATCTCTTTGAATGGCGTGGTGTATTCAGATTCCGTGCGAGTGGGCGGTGACCGTTTTGATGAAGCTATCGTTACTCATGTGCGCCGTACCTATGGCAGCTTGATTGGCGATGCGACGGCCGAGCGTATTAAGAAAGAAATTGGCTGTGCCTACCCCGGTAGTGAACTCCGTGAAATCGATGTGCGTGGCCGGAATTTGGCAGAAGGTATTCCGCGCCGCTTTACTTTAAACAGCGATGAAATTTTAGAAGCGCTGCAAGAGCCGCTGCAAGTTATTATCCAGGGCGTGAAGCGCGCATTGGAGCAATCGCCCCCAGAATTGGCGGCAGATATTGCTGAAACCGGTATTGTGTTGACCGGTGGTGGCGCTCTGTTGCGCGGTATTGATCAGTTAATTGCTGACGAGAGTGCGCTACCAGTAATTATTGCTGAAGACCCTTTAACCTGTGTTGCGCGTGGCGGTGGTAAAGCCCTAGAGATGATGGATCGCCATCATCTTGATATATTGTCTGCTGAGTAA
- the mreC gene encoding rod shape-determining protein MreC: MKPVFSNESSVGGRLLIFGGVALVLILIGQRLDFMAPLRTQLSLVAAPFYWVVDIPTRMVNQFSDSWSSRSELVADNERLQSESLILNAKLQKYIELRAENVRLRELMNSAELVNDTVVVAEVVAVASDPNRHQLLVDKGSRDGAFVGQPVIDSNGLLGQITEVGLLQSRVLLITDSAHALPVRVSRNGLRAIAEGTGLIDELALTHVAATTDIQVGDLLVSSGLGGRFPSGYPVGEVIEVSIDPGKPFAEVRARPMAKLDRSRNVLLVFSEQKIEE; the protein is encoded by the coding sequence ATTAAACCGGTATTTTCCAATGAGTCGTCTGTAGGCGGCCGATTGCTGATTTTCGGTGGTGTTGCCCTGGTGTTGATTTTGATTGGGCAGCGCCTCGATTTTATGGCGCCCTTGCGAACTCAGCTGTCACTTGTTGCGGCCCCTTTTTACTGGGTGGTGGATATTCCGACTCGCATGGTGAACCAATTTAGTGATTCCTGGAGTAGCCGCAGCGAATTAGTGGCAGATAACGAACGCCTGCAATCTGAATCTCTTATTCTCAACGCCAAACTTCAAAAATACATCGAATTGCGCGCTGAGAATGTCCGTCTTCGTGAATTGATGAATTCTGCTGAACTAGTCAATGACACGGTGGTTGTGGCTGAGGTTGTCGCCGTGGCGTCGGATCCCAATCGCCATCAACTCTTGGTCGATAAGGGCAGTCGTGACGGGGCTTTTGTCGGGCAGCCGGTAATTGATTCTAATGGACTACTAGGGCAAATTACCGAGGTGGGCTTATTGCAGAGTCGGGTATTACTCATTACCGATAGTGCTCATGCTCTGCCGGTCCGGGTAAGTCGCAATGGCTTGCGGGCGATTGCTGAAGGCACCGGGCTTATTGATGAGTTGGCATTGACCCACGTGGCCGCCACCACAGATATTCAAGTTGGCGACCTGTTGGTAAGTTCTGGCTTAGGTGGCAGATTCCCCAGCGGTTATCCAGTTGGCGAAGTGATTGAAGTGTCGATTGATCCCGGCAAACCCTTTGCTGAAGTGCGTGCCCGTCCCATGGCTAAGCTAGATCGCAGTCGCAACGTCTTACTGGTTTTCAGTGAGCAGAAGATAGAGGAGTAG
- the mreD gene encoding rod shape-determining protein MreD: protein MDSHAHGLWFVVVTIFIALLLSIFPLGPSLAWARPDWLLLILVYWLLALPERVGVIVCWLCGILLDILQGAVLGQNAFAFAVIAYIIQVSYQRLRMFSLRKQAAFVLLLELFHILVNQWAENINGVAHTHWLIFLPALTTGLLWMLVRPLVAWFQRAFTVF, encoded by the coding sequence ATGGACTCGCATGCGCATGGCCTGTGGTTTGTTGTTGTCACCATATTTATTGCATTATTGCTCAGTATTTTCCCCCTTGGTCCAAGTCTCGCGTGGGCTAGGCCGGATTGGCTACTACTTATATTAGTTTACTGGCTGCTGGCGCTGCCGGAGCGGGTTGGTGTGATAGTGTGCTGGCTGTGCGGTATTTTGCTGGATATTTTACAGGGAGCGGTGCTGGGCCAAAATGCCTTTGCCTTCGCGGTTATCGCCTACATTATTCAAGTGTCTTATCAACGTTTACGGATGTTTAGTCTACGTAAGCAGGCCGCCTTTGTGTTGTTACTCGAACTTTTCCATATTTTAGTTAATCAGTGGGCCGAGAATATCAACGGTGTCGCGCACACCCATTGGCTGATATTTCTACCTGCTTTAACTACCGGGCTATTGTGGATGCTTGTGCGACCGCTAGTAGCGTGGTTTCAGCGCGCTTTCACGGTCTTTTAG
- a CDS encoding Maf family protein, protein MDSSPPIILASASPRRAELLAQIGVPFQVVAADIDETPREGEAAIDYVQRMAKEKVAAVAALFSDRIVLAADTSVIVDGEIWGKPLSRQHAKVMLAGLSDRNHQVMTAVAVHHRDRLEFQLSVTDVAFAALTTAEIGTYVDSGDADDKAGAYGIQGAAGCFVKHLSGSYSGVMGLPLYETAVLLRKTGMTLEPGNE, encoded by the coding sequence ATGGACTCTAGTCCTCCAATTATTCTTGCTTCGGCCTCGCCGCGGCGTGCTGAATTACTTGCTCAAATTGGTGTCCCTTTTCAGGTAGTAGCGGCTGATATTGATGAGACTCCGCGAGAGGGCGAAGCCGCCATTGATTACGTTCAGCGCATGGCTAAAGAAAAAGTGGCGGCGGTAGCCGCGCTATTTTCCGATCGCATTGTGCTGGCTGCAGACACCTCGGTTATTGTTGACGGCGAAATTTGGGGAAAGCCCTTAAGTCGTCAACATGCTAAGGTGATGCTAGCGGGGCTTAGTGACCGCAACCATCAAGTTATGACCGCAGTTGCTGTGCATCATCGCGACCGCCTAGAATTCCAATTGAGTGTCACTGATGTGGCGTTTGCGGCGTTGACAACCGCCGAGATAGGCACTTACGTTGACAGCGGTGATGCTGACGACAAGGCCGGCGCGTATGGTATCCAAGGTGCGGCGGGGTGCTTTGTGAAGCACTTGAGTGGTAGCTATTCTGGTGTGATGGGTTTGCCTTTATATGAAACCGCGGTTTTGCTGAGAAAAACCGGAATGACTTTAGAGCCAGGGAATGAGTGA
- the rng gene encoding ribonuclease G, which translates to MSEEILINVTPVETRVAVVENGVLQEVYIERSRSRGIVGNIYQGKVVRVLPGMQAAFVDIGLERTSFIHASDIACLDTDTGEHADIRTKIREGQLLTVQASKDPMGTKGARLTTRLSVSSRYLVYMPGAAHIGVSHRIDDEEERQRLREVLEAAARVDDEDLRDGYILRTAAEGAGEDELCADVQFLKRLWAAVERRMKRDVAPSVIYEDLPLFMRTMRDLVRPGLEKIRIDSRESFQRVAQFAEDYLPEISSQLEYYPGERPIFDLYGVEDEIQKALGRKVELKSGGYLIVDQTEAMSTIDINTGAFVGHRNLEETIFKTNLEATAALARQLRLRNLGGIIIIDFIDMKDPEHRRQVLRALERAMEKDYAKTSITGVSELGLVEMTRKRTRESLEHILCETCHYCHGRGSLKSPETVCYEVFREILRESRAYESKRLLVLASQEVVDRLIDEESANVADLEEFIGASIRFQVEAVYTQEQYDVVLL; encoded by the coding sequence ATGAGTGAAGAGATACTAATCAATGTTACACCGGTAGAAACCCGTGTCGCGGTGGTCGAGAACGGCGTGCTCCAAGAAGTGTATATTGAGCGCAGTCGTTCACGTGGCATTGTGGGAAATATCTATCAGGGTAAGGTCGTGCGGGTTTTGCCCGGTATGCAGGCCGCTTTTGTTGATATTGGCTTAGAGCGCACCAGTTTTATTCACGCTTCAGATATTGCCTGTTTAGATACCGATACTGGCGAGCATGCGGATATACGCACTAAAATTCGCGAGGGGCAGCTGCTCACTGTTCAAGCGAGCAAAGACCCTATGGGTACCAAAGGCGCGCGCTTAACGACTCGCTTGTCGGTGTCGTCACGGTATTTGGTCTATATGCCTGGAGCGGCGCATATTGGTGTTTCTCATCGGATTGATGATGAAGAGGAACGGCAGCGCTTGCGTGAGGTGCTGGAAGCGGCGGCGCGTGTCGACGACGAAGATTTACGCGACGGTTATATTTTGCGCACAGCGGCCGAGGGCGCTGGCGAGGATGAGTTGTGCGCCGATGTTCAGTTTTTAAAGCGGCTGTGGGCGGCGGTGGAGCGCCGCATGAAGCGCGACGTAGCACCCAGTGTAATATACGAAGATTTACCGCTGTTTATGCGCACAATGCGCGACCTGGTGCGGCCGGGTCTAGAGAAAATCCGTATCGACTCTCGCGAAAGTTTTCAGCGCGTGGCCCAGTTCGCTGAGGACTATTTACCTGAGATAAGCTCGCAACTTGAATACTATCCTGGTGAGCGGCCGATATTTGATCTCTATGGTGTGGAAGATGAAATTCAGAAAGCGTTGGGACGAAAGGTAGAGCTTAAGTCTGGCGGCTATCTTATCGTTGATCAAACCGAGGCAATGAGTACCATCGATATTAATACTGGTGCTTTTGTTGGTCATCGCAACTTAGAAGAAACTATATTTAAAACCAATCTTGAGGCTACCGCTGCGCTGGCCCGTCAGCTGCGGCTGCGAAATCTTGGCGGTATTATTATTATCGATTTCATTGATATGAAAGATCCAGAGCATCGTCGCCAAGTGCTGCGTGCACTGGAGCGAGCAATGGAAAAAGATTACGCAAAGACCTCGATTACAGGTGTGTCTGAGCTGGGCCTGGTCGAAATGACACGCAAACGTACCCGCGAAAGCCTAGAGCATATCCTCTGTGAAACCTGCCACTACTGTCACGGTAGGGGCTCCTTAAAGTCCCCTGAAACGGTCTGTTATGAGGTGTTCCGGGAGATTTTGCGTGAATCCCGAGCCTACGAAAGTAAGCGTTTGCTGGTACTCGCATCGCAGGAGGTTGTAGACCGCCTGATTGACGAGGAGTCGGCTAACGTGGCAGATTTAGAAGAGTTTATTGGCGCGAGTATTCGTTTTCAGGTGGAGGCCGTTTACACACAGGAGCAATATGATGTCGTGTTGCTCTAA
- a CDS encoding YhdP family protein: MRAIRQLYAFTWGAALVLLVVLALYASLGRQYIGLVDRYQEDIFQRIEVFTGISMQAARMQGSWAGLSPIIDISDFSLGRDSAVHLDHARIEIDVLSSLLTGTPKIRQIQAGTLSVELEENSEGRWHIPGLVSDEGASGNPEMLIDSVLGVRSAGLGLFAVKLRYQNGEVTHVSSRDFSLRSDDKFRRVYAQLNTDSDGDIQLLLEAYGDPRNIQKFSASAYMVIDGSRLSAIAPLFQQNAPLFDSEVSGELWMSWRRGQRISVSGVLNAPELAVGVLWGVDDALLEDVNMRFAGSHRDGFWRISFSEFGARWRDHYLNLAGISVRHPENTLWRFTLPQLEIGATKALLTQSDILPEYLQNVLLDLAPEGHLNHIQFDLYTADSGIDSFVLRAEASELSVAPWQGAPGADGLSGYLEVRPGQGLLMVDAEALSLAFPNLYDDAFQLNDVKAELRWNYDDQRLGLHSGLISAETNGKPMSAMLRLDLPLQKDAKQDPMMTLMIGARDVDATRHGVYTPNVFSDGLHAWLADSIRGGYINSAGFIYHGSLLAGAEQGPSVQLDLDLADIELRFQNDWPSVEALQASVLIDNGDVIAISDSAMIDGLSLGPLDVGIQPSPSGYAALDVATSANPNFTQIKRLLIDTPLHSYIGNIFDSWTGEGDARVDFGLHLPLVDELIPKIRVETDIDFSMLGLPDYRLSLSDAKGHLSYESDSGLSSDNLRAMAFYRPLTASISQSGGRVDVDIATSIATRNIEHWLGVPALQFFRGSSDIGIHIQAGGETPGLTVTSDLQGVEISLPQPFYKPAESKQQLHISLPLNDDSIMSLALQDQFNMDLGLNAGTVFGVNLTLGSGDVDAPVSRPSLGQFNVSGRVDFATFGQWQRIANQYMATVPVSDSAGMVLAVNDLHIDDVDIFDHLLKNVRLTLTENVERWQLRVDSQELVGEFIFPQNNSSILASVVLDKLALPAFDDSPAAAVTDLNPRSLMNVDVDIANLSVGGEAWGSVGFDLRTDEYGAHFIDLRGQLRGISLAREADTSSLHWLQDAAGTQSSQLRGKFGVQDLGAVLTEFGYSKVMETKRGDFDVDMLWPGSPAQWDILRSDGSFSFSFEDGRFLKTSDAASGALRLFSIFNMANVVRRLKFDFRDVFRKGIYFDSMRGDLNLYDGIVRLQQPLDIKGPSSRFQMTGIIDLNTDVPALRLVATLPVGSNLPWVVALVGGLPAAAGAYVVTKVFEEQVDSFSSAVYDISGTIQQPELTFRNIFDVDNGGVQQAEDLISESLE, translated from the coding sequence ATGCGAGCAATCCGCCAGCTCTACGCATTCACCTGGGGCGCCGCCTTGGTGCTACTCGTCGTCTTGGCCTTGTATGCAAGTCTCGGCCGCCAATATATTGGCTTGGTCGACCGCTATCAGGAAGATATTTTTCAACGTATTGAAGTCTTCACTGGTATCAGTATGCAGGCGGCCCGTATGCAGGGCAGCTGGGCGGGACTGTCTCCGATTATTGATATCAGTGATTTTAGCCTTGGCCGTGATAGCGCGGTTCACCTTGATCATGCCCGTATAGAAATAGATGTACTGTCTTCACTGCTGACCGGCACACCCAAGATCCGTCAAATTCAGGCCGGCACGCTTAGCGTGGAGCTTGAGGAAAACAGCGAGGGCCGCTGGCATATTCCAGGCTTGGTGAGCGACGAGGGTGCCAGTGGCAATCCCGAGATGCTGATTGATTCTGTCTTGGGTGTTCGAAGTGCGGGTCTGGGTTTGTTCGCGGTGAAGCTGCGCTACCAAAATGGCGAAGTGACACACGTCAGTAGCCGCGATTTTTCACTGCGTAGCGACGATAAATTTCGACGTGTCTACGCACAGCTCAACACTGACAGCGACGGCGATATTCAGTTGTTGCTGGAAGCCTATGGCGATCCGCGCAATATTCAGAAGTTTAGTGCCAGCGCCTATATGGTCATTGATGGCAGTCGCTTGTCGGCAATAGCACCCCTCTTCCAACAGAACGCCCCCTTGTTTGATAGCGAGGTGAGTGGCGAGCTATGGATGAGCTGGCGACGTGGGCAGCGCATTAGTGTAAGTGGTGTGCTCAACGCGCCCGAGCTGGCAGTTGGCGTATTGTGGGGTGTCGACGACGCCTTGCTTGAAGACGTTAATATGCGTTTTGCTGGCAGCCATCGCGATGGCTTCTGGCGCATCAGTTTTAGCGAGTTCGGCGCCCGGTGGCGAGATCATTACCTAAATTTGGCCGGCATATCCGTGCGCCATCCAGAGAATACACTGTGGCGTTTTACGCTGCCACAGCTTGAGATTGGAGCCACCAAAGCACTGCTTACACAGAGCGATATATTGCCCGAGTACTTACAAAACGTGCTGTTGGATTTGGCGCCGGAGGGGCATCTAAATCATATTCAGTTTGATCTCTATACTGCGGACTCGGGTATTGATAGTTTTGTGCTTAGGGCTGAGGCCTCTGAGTTAAGTGTGGCGCCTTGGCAGGGGGCGCCGGGCGCAGACGGCTTGAGCGGATATCTTGAGGTCAGGCCCGGACAAGGTTTATTGATGGTCGATGCTGAAGCGCTGTCCTTGGCCTTTCCCAATTTGTATGATGACGCCTTTCAGTTGAACGATGTTAAGGCCGAGTTGCGATGGAATTATGACGATCAGCGCTTAGGTCTGCACAGTGGTTTAATCAGCGCCGAAACTAACGGCAAGCCGATGTCGGCAATGCTGCGTTTGGATTTGCCCTTGCAGAAGGATGCTAAGCAAGATCCGATGATGACCTTAATGATTGGCGCGCGGGATGTCGACGCCACTCGGCACGGGGTTTATACGCCTAATGTATTTAGCGATGGCCTTCATGCCTGGTTGGCAGACAGTATTCGTGGGGGCTACATTAATAGCGCAGGGTTTATCTATCATGGTTCGCTGCTGGCAGGTGCGGAGCAGGGTCCTTCGGTCCAGTTAGATCTTGATCTTGCTGACATTGAACTTCGGTTTCAAAATGATTGGCCCTCGGTCGAAGCACTGCAAGCATCGGTGCTTATTGACAATGGGGATGTCATCGCCATATCGGATTCAGCAATGATAGATGGGCTGTCGCTGGGCCCCTTGGATGTTGGCATTCAGCCGTCGCCCAGTGGCTATGCGGCGCTAGATGTTGCGACTTCTGCGAATCCCAATTTCACGCAAATAAAGCGTTTATTGATTGATACGCCCTTACATTCTTATATTGGAAACATCTTTGACTCATGGACGGGAGAGGGCGATGCGCGGGTCGATTTTGGACTGCATTTGCCCCTTGTTGATGAGCTTATTCCCAAGATTCGTGTCGAGACCGATATTGATTTTAGTATGCTGGGTTTGCCAGATTATCGCTTGAGCTTGAGTGACGCTAAGGGGCATTTGAGCTATGAGTCTGACAGTGGCTTAAGCAGTGATAATTTGCGGGCGATGGCTTTTTATCGGCCTTTGACGGCATCTATTAGTCAGAGTGGTGGCCGAGTCGACGTTGATATCGCCACTAGCATAGCGACAAGAAATATTGAGCACTGGTTGGGCGTGCCAGCGTTGCAGTTTTTTAGGGGTAGTAGTGATATCGGCATACACATTCAAGCGGGGGGAGAAACGCCGGGCCTGACGGTGACCTCTGATCTGCAAGGGGTAGAGATATCCCTGCCGCAACCTTTTTATAAGCCCGCAGAGTCAAAGCAACAATTGCATATTTCACTGCCCCTCAATGATGACAGTATCATGAGCTTGGCACTGCAAGATCAATTTAATATGGACTTGGGCTTGAATGCGGGCACTGTATTCGGTGTTAATTTGACATTGGGCAGTGGTGATGTCGATGCGCCGGTGTCGCGTCCGTCACTGGGACAATTTAATGTTAGCGGTCGTGTGGATTTTGCCACCTTCGGGCAGTGGCAGCGGATTGCCAATCAATATATGGCGACCGTGCCGGTTAGCGACAGCGCCGGAATGGTCTTGGCAGTTAACGACCTCCATATTGATGATGTCGATATTTTTGATCATCTTTTAAAAAATGTTCGGCTGACACTCACCGAAAATGTTGAACGTTGGCAGTTGCGGGTAGACAGTCAGGAGCTTGTGGGTGAATTTATTTTTCCGCAAAATAATTCATCAATCCTTGCGTCAGTGGTCCTAGATAAATTGGCGCTGCCAGCCTTTGACGACAGCCCAGCAGCGGCGGTGACGGATTTGAATCCCCGGAGTTTAATGAATGTCGACGTTGATATTGCCAATCTTTCGGTCGGCGGTGAGGCGTGGGGCAGTGTTGGCTTTGATTTGCGCACCGATGAATACGGTGCGCATTTTATTGATCTGCGCGGGCAGCTTCGCGGCATTTCACTGGCGCGGGAGGCCGATACTAGTAGTTTGCACTGGTTGCAAGATGCTGCGGGCACTCAGTCATCGCAGCTGCGTGGTAAGTTTGGCGTGCAAGACCTAGGGGCGGTTTTGACGGAGTTCGGCTACTCTAAGGTGATGGAAACAAAGCGCGGTGATTTCGATGTGGATATGCTTTGGCCGGGTTCTCCGGCGCAGTGGGATATTCTGCGTAGCGATGGCAGTTTTAGTTTTAGCTTTGAAGACGGCCGTTTTTTAAAGACCTCTGATGCTGCCAGTGGCGCATTGCGGTTGTTCAGTATCTTTAATATGGCTAACGTCGTGCGGCGGCTGAAGTTTGATTTTCGCGATGTATTTCGCAAGGGTATTTACTTTGATTCGATGCGTGGCGATTTAAATCTTTACGATGGTATTGTGCGTCTGCAGCAGCCCTTAGATATAAAAGGACCGTCTAGCCGGTTTCAGATGACGGGTATTATTGATTTGAATACCGATGTGCCCGCACTTCGCTTGGTGGCAACACTGCCTGTAGGAAGTAATCTACCGTGGGTCGTTGCACTGGTGGGTGGCTTGCCCGCAGCGGCGGGCGCCTATGTGGTAACCAAGGTTTTTGAGGAGCAGGTCGATAGCTTTTCAAGTGCAGTTTATGATATTTCGGGGACTATTCAGCAGCCTGAATTAACGTTTAGAAATATCTTTGATGTCGACAATGGCGGTGTTCAGCAGGCCGAAGACCTTATCAGTGAGTCGCTTGAGTGA
- a CDS encoding carbon-nitrogen hydrolase family protein, whose product MSDSRSTSKVAALQMVSTIHLSENLLRAESLVAESAASGATLAVLPENFALFGSKKIFELAAEEAKTGALQSFLAGLSVKYGITLVGGTIPLPAEDGRVYATSFVYGADGACLGRYRKIHLFDADVGDAQGSYRESDSYAPGDQLVVVESALGRIGLAVCYDLRFPEMFRGMLDLSMDIIVLPSAFTRNTGWAHWLPLLRARAIENQCLVVAANQGGIHDSKRQTSGGSVIVDSWGRVLAEAGLGEACVIASYDQTEQTALRRRMPVAQHRRV is encoded by the coding sequence ATGTCTGATTCGCGTTCCACAAGCAAAGTTGCGGCTCTGCAAATGGTGTCAACAATCCACTTGAGTGAGAATTTGCTGCGAGCTGAATCGCTCGTTGCAGAGTCCGCTGCCAGCGGGGCAACATTAGCGGTACTGCCAGAAAATTTTGCTCTATTTGGAAGTAAGAAGATTTTTGAACTGGCGGCTGAGGAAGCGAAAACTGGCGCTTTACAAAGCTTTCTTGCTGGCTTGTCGGTGAAATATGGCATTACCCTGGTGGGAGGCACTATTCCGCTTCCCGCGGAAGATGGTCGGGTGTATGCAACGTCATTTGTCTACGGTGCAGATGGCGCATGCCTTGGGCGCTACCGAAAAATTCATTTATTTGATGCCGATGTAGGCGACGCTCAGGGTAGTTATCGGGAATCCGATAGCTATGCGCCTGGCGATCAGCTGGTGGTCGTGGAGTCTGCGCTGGGACGTATTGGCCTCGCCGTTTGTTATGATTTGCGCTTCCCTGAAATGTTTCGCGGTATGCTCGACTTGAGCATGGATATTATTGTTTTACCCTCTGCATTTACACGCAATACCGGCTGGGCCCATTGGCTACCGTTGTTGCGCGCGCGGGCGATAGAAAATCAATGTCTGGTGGTGGCGGCAAACCAAGGGGGAATCCATGATAGCAAGCGCCAAACATCGGGCGGCTCAGTTATTGTCGACAGCTGGGGTCGAGTATTAGCAGAAGCTGGGCTGGGTGAGGCTTGTGTTATTGCAAGCTACGATCAGACAGAGCAGACGGCGCTGAGGCGACGGATGCCCGTTGCTCAGCACCGCCGCGTATAG
- the yjgA gene encoding ribosome biogenesis factor YjgA: MTESELERPSKTAVKKEMQALQNLGEQLVKLSNNELAKIPVHDEHLSEAIATARRLTSREGLRRQLQYIGKLMRGIDLSEIEAGLARRDEGQRELARAFHNLEALRDEIADGGLPAIDGVVEQFPDADRQRLRTLVLQIAKDAKANKPPAAKRKLFQYLKELQEHQAKD, from the coding sequence GTGACCGAATCAGAATTAGAACGCCCAAGTAAAACCGCCGTTAAAAAGGAAATGCAGGCACTGCAAAACCTAGGCGAGCAACTGGTAAAACTTAGTAACAATGAGCTGGCAAAAATTCCAGTTCACGACGAGCATCTCTCAGAGGCGATCGCCACCGCGAGACGCCTAACCAGTCGTGAAGGGCTGCGCCGCCAGTTACAATACATTGGCAAGCTAATGCGCGGCATTGATCTGTCAGAGATTGAGGCTGGTTTAGCTAGGCGCGACGAAGGTCAGCGCGAACTCGCCAGAGCGTTTCACAATCTTGAGGCCTTACGGGATGAGATTGCAGACGGCGGCTTGCCGGCAATTGATGGAGTAGTTGAACAATTTCCCGACGCCGATCGTCAACGCCTGAGAACGCTGGTCTTACAAATCGCCAAAGACGCGAAAGCGAACAAGCCCCCCGCCGCTAAACGCAAACTATTTCAGTATTTAAAAGAACTACAGGAACACCAAGCCAAAGATTGA